TTATTCAAGCATGCCAAGAGCTCATGAAAGAAAAACATGAGAAATTAAGAGCAAAAGGTATTATAAAACCTCGAGCAGTAAGAGCCTTGATATTAGGGATTCCTAATGTAGGAAAATCAACATTAATTAATCGCCTTGCTAGTAAGAATATCGCAAAAACCGGTGATAAACCTGGTGTAACGAAGGCACAGCAGTGGATTAAGGTTGGGAAACAGTTAGAGCTTTTAGATACACCAGGAATTCTATGGCCAAAGTTTGAGGATGAACTAGTCGGCTACAAGCTTGCAGTTACAGGGGCAATTAAAGATGAGTTACTCGATTTTCAAGATATCTCTGTATTCACACTTCGATATTTGGCTAATTATTATCCTGATAAATTAATTGAGCGTTATAAGTTAGATGAAATTCCAGAAGATATTGTGAAACTTTTTGATGATATCGGAACGAAGAGAGGCTGTTTGATGAGTGGTGGGCTCGTTGATTATGACAAAACAGCTGAAATTATATTACGTGATGTCCGTTCAAATAAGCTTGGACATTTAAGTTTTGAACGACCAAACGAAAAATAAAGGCATGCGAATTGTTCGCGTGCCTTTATTTTTCATGTTTTTTGTCGATATAGATGATACAGAAGGAATGAATGTGGAATGCAAAAACTAACGATTAAAGAAATTGAAGAGAAATTGTTTTCAAACGAACTTTCTAGTTTAGAAATACAAAAGTTATACAAAGATGAACGAAAAGGTGTACAACGTTTACTTAATAAGAAAGAACGTTTAGAGGAAGAAGAACACCTCTTGAAACAACAATATGAAAGCATGTCAATGTATGAGAATCAGTGCCGGTCATTAAATTATAAATGGATAGCAGGGATTGATGAGGTGGGCCGTGGGCCGCTTGCAGGGCCAGTAACGGCTGCTGCAGTCATATTATCAGAGGACGCTTATATAGCGGGGTTAAATGATTCAAAGACCCTCAGTGAAGCGAAGAGAGAGACGTTATATGAAGAGATTATGAAATCAGCTATTTCGGTTAGTGTACAGATGGTAGATGCTTCAAAAATTGACGAGATTAACATTTATCAAGCGGCTAAGCATGCAATGAAGCAAGCGGTAGAAACGTTAGATGTTAAACCTGATTATTTACTCGTAGATGCAATGGAAATCGCCTTGCCAATCCCACAACGTTCAATTATAAAAGGGGATGCAAATAGTGTATCAATTGCTGCTGCTTCAATTGTAGCAAAAGTAACAAGGGATCGATATATGAAAGAGCTAGGAGTTAAATATCCAGAGTATGGATTTGAAAACCATATGGGTTACGGAACGAAACAACATTTAGAAGCGATCGAAAAAATCGGTGTTATAAATGAACACAGAAGAACATTTTCACCTGTGCAGAAATTTGTCGAATGACATAAAGGAACGGTCGTAATAAAATTGACTAATACTGAATGTGGAATATTCTGGGTGATAATGCTCGGACTTTTAAGGGGATGTGTTAAGTCCCCTCCTCAAAAATGATTAAACTTGACTAAGTAATTTGATGTAAGTGTTCAAGAGTTAATTGATATGTAAGAGAGCCTATGTAAAAGGGGAAAAGACAATGAACATTAACAATTTACAGTCTCTAATAAAGAGCAAGCAACCAATACAACGAGACATACGTACATTTAAGGCTGGCCAAATTGTTCAAGGGAAAGTGGAACGTTTTTTTCCAAAACATGTTGCGCTTGTGCAAATTGGAAAGAATAAAATATATGCACAGCTCGAAACAGCATTGCAAACAGATAAGAGGTATTGGTTTCAAGTGCAACAGAATGATCAATTACTTGAATTAAAAGTAATTGATAAGTCAATTTCTCAGAATGATAATACGATTAAGCAAGGACAAGCAAATCAAACCCTTTTAAAGCAATTTGGGATAGCTCTTACAAAAGAAAATCAATTACTTATTCAGCACCTTACCAATGAAGGATTACCATTTACGAAAGAAAATCTTAAACTTGCTAGTGAATGGTTAAAAAGTACTAATGATGTGGATAAAGCACTCCGATCAATTCAGACGATGCTTGAAAGGAATCTACCCTTTACAAAAACTATATTTCAAAGTTTAACAGCCTATTATAGCGATCAACCCATTTCAACCGAACTAAAGGAGTTATTGCAACAGCTTAACCAAATGAACAATCAAACATCAACAACTCGAGGTTTACAGTTATTATTAACACAGCTGATAGGAAAAGAGTCTACTAATTTTTCCAAGTTAGAAGGCACTTATCAGTTACTAGAAAAATGGGTAAATGGAACCAATGATGAGCAACGACTTATTCAATCAATATTCAGAAAACTCGGTGTTTTTGGTGAGAAGAGTAACGAGAAAGTGCAGGCGGAACTTACCCAAGTTTTACGACAGCTCTTAACTAATTTAAAATCTGATCCCCTTTTATTACGAGATACACTACCTGAATTGCTTAAACATGTAGAAAAATTAGCTGATAAGCAGTTGAAATATCAGACAATAGAGCTTTTCATGAATCGAATTTTCGCTAATAATAAAGAGCTTCAAAGTAGTGTTAACCGTATTGTTAACTCGTTCTCAAATAAGCCATTGACAGCTAGTGAAGCAGAATTGTTATTGCAGATACAGACAAAACCTTCTAAAGAGGAACGAGCATTAGCTTTAATTCGAATATTATTTTCATCTCTTAAAGAAAGTTCACAACAACAGGGTGCATATAATTTGCTGCAAAGAAGTGGTATTACGCCTCTTTCGATGTCTACTAACGAAGCAATGAGACTCGTTCAGCAACATTTGTCACAAGTATTGCAACAACCTTCAGAGCTTAAGGAGTCACTAGGGCAGTATAACGTAAATGCTTACAAAAATGAAAAAGTACTTATCCAAAATGTCCTTCATGCTATTGAAACAGATGTAACAGCAAACTCACAAAAGCGAGCTATTGAGCTATTAGTTGGAACGATAATGAAGGGTTTACATACAGAGAAGCAACCACCACTATTGTCAGCTCTTATGTTAAGTGTGGAAGAAGTAGATGTGTTGTTTTCTTTACAAAAAGAAATAGTAACTGATCTTTCCTTTGATAATGTTAGAGAAACAGTGAAGTCACTTCGACAAATCTTTTCTTTGTTAGGATTAAATCATGAAAACGTATTGTTTAGACAAACTCATGAAAGTGTAGTAACACAAGAGCAACTTCAAAATATGAAGGCACTACTATTGAGAATGAATCAAGAAAATTTACCTCAACCGATACAAGAGCGAGCAGAACAATTACTGCAACGGTTAACAGGTCAGCAATTAATTTCATTAGAACAAAATGGACCAATCCAGCATAGTTATATGCAAATCCCATTGACTTTGGGTCGTCATTCAACAGATTTACATATGCAATGGAGTGGAAGAAAGCGAAAAAATGGAAAAATCGACTCAGAATTTTGTCGTGTACTCTTCTACCTAAACTTAGAGCATTTGAAGCAAACAGTTGTAGACATGAAGGTTCAACAACGTGTTATGAGTATCGAAATCTATAATGAAACAGAACAATTAGATGTTTTAACGAAATTAATGGAGCCACTATTAAAGGAGAATCTTGAAAAACTTGGATATATATTGTCACACTTAAAGGTTATTAAACCTAAGGATGAACGAAATATAAAATTAAACCCCCATTTACCTGTAAAACATCCTGAAGTTAAGATGAATCGAAATTCCTATACTGGAGTGGATTTTAAAATATGAAACATAACAACGAACAACGAATACAAGCTGTCGCTTTAACGTATAAAGAGAAAACCGAGAATTCACCTAAAGTGATTGCAAAGGGGAAAGGTGTCGTTGCTGAGAATATAATTGAAACAGCAAAGTCATCTAATATCCCCATTCAAGAAGACCCATCACTAGTAGAACTTCTCGGTAAATTAGAGATAAATGAAACTATTCCAGAAGACCTCTATCAGGCTGTTGCAGAAGTTTTTTCGTTTGTTTATAGGTTAGACCAAAATATGGATAATGAGTGAAATCGAATGCGCAAATACGTTTGCTATTCGATTTTTTTATGCTATTTTCGACATGTAATAAGTAAATCCGTTTCATTTTGCGATAATTCTAGTTTTTTTAAAAATTGATATCATTGTTTTATGTAGAAATCTAGACAGCGGGCAACTTATTACTTACAATGAATAACGTAAGTCTTTTGTACATACATACGATAGGAGGATGGAGAATGAATATCCATGAGTATCAGGGAAAAGAAATCCTCAGAAAATATGGGGTAGCAGTTCCAAATGGTAAAGTTGCGTTTTCAGTGGATGAAGCAGTAGAAGCTGCTAAAGAACTAGGAACTGACGTCACTGTAGTCAAAGCGCAAATTCATGCAGGTGGTCGCGGTAAAGCAGGGGGAGTTAAAGTCGCGAAAAACTTGGATGAAGTTAAAGCATATGCAGATGAAATTCTCGGTAAGACACTTGTTACACATCAAACAGGTCCTGAAGGTAAGGAAGTTAAGCGCTTGCTTATTGAAGAGGGATGTGACATTAAGAAAGAATATTATGTAGGTCTTGTACTTGACCGTGCAACTTCACGTATCGCAATGATGGCTTCAGAAGAAGGCGGTACAGAAATTGAAGAAGTGGCAGAAAAAACACCAGAAAAAATCTTTAAAGAATATATTGATCCAGTTGTAGGATTACAAGGTTTCCAAGCACGTCGCTTAGCGTTCAACATCAATATTCCAAAAGAATTAGTTGGTCAAGCAGTTAAGTTTATGATGGGATTATACCGCGTTTTCGAAGAAAAAGATTGTTCAATTGCTGAAATCAATCCACTTGTTACAACAGGTGATGGTAAAGTAATGGCACTTGATGCAAAATTGAACTTTGATTCAAACGCATTATATCGTCAAAAAGATATCTTAGAGTACCGTGACCTTGATGAAGAAGATACAAAGGAAATTGAAGCGTCAAAATATGATCTTAGTTACATCGCTCTTGATGGTAACATTGGTTGTATGGTAAATGGTGCAGGTCTTGCTATGGCAACAATGGACATCATTAAGCACTATGGCGGTGACCCGGCTAACTTCCTAGATGTTGGGGGCGGTGCAACAGCTGAGAAAGTTACAGAAGCATTTAAAATTATCCTTTCTGATAAAAATGTAAAAGGAATTTTCGTTAATATCTTCGGTGGTATCATGAAATGTGATGTTATTGCACAAGGAGTAGTAGAAGCAACGAAACAAGTTGGTTTAGAGCTTCCACTCGTTGTACGTCTTGAAGGTACTAACGTAGATCAAGGTAAGAAGATTCTTCAAGAATCAGGTTTGAATATAACTGCAGCAGAATCAATGGCTGACGGAGCAGAAAAGATCGTATCTCAAGTAAAATAGAAAGGCGGGGTAGGTAAAATGAGCGTTTTCATTAATAAAGACACAAAAGTTATCGTGCAAGGGATTACTGGTTCAACTGCACGTTTCCATACAAGCCAAATGCTTGAATATGGTACGAAAATTGTCGGTGGTGTAACACCTGGTAAAGGTGGTAGTGAAGTAGAAGGAGTGCCTGTATTTGATACAGTATCTGATGCTGTCGAAAAAACAGGTGCAACAGCATCAGTAATTTATGTACCACCAGCATTTGCTGCAGATGCAATCATGGAAGCTGTTGATGCAGACATGGACCTTGCAATTTGTATTACAGAAGGTATTCCAGTTAATGATATGATTAAAGTTAAGCGTTTTATGGAAGGTAAGAAAACTCGTCTTGTTGGGCCAAACTGCCCAGGAGTTATTACTCCAGAAGAGTGTAAAATTGGTATTATGCCTGGTTACATTCATAAAAAAGGTCATGTTGGTGTTGTATCACGTTCTGGTACGCTTACATATGAAGCAGTTCATCAGCTATCTGAAGCAGGTATTGGTCAATCAACGGCTGTTGGAATTGGTGGCGATCCTGTTAATGGTACAAATTTTATTGATGTATTAAAAGCTTTCAATGAAGACGAAGATACGTATGCAGTTATCATGATCGGTGAGATTGGTGGTACAGCTGAGGAAGAGGCAGCAGAGTGGATTAAAGCAAATATGACTAAACCTGTAGTTGGCTTTATAGGTGGACGCACAGCGCCTCCAGGTAAGCGTATGGGCCATGCTGGTGCCATTATCTCTGGTGGAAAAGGTACAGCAGACGAAAAGATTCGCGTTATGAATGAATGTGGTATCCAAGTTGCTGAAACACCATCAGTAATGGGAGAAACATTAATTTCTGTTATTAAAGAAAAAGGCATCTACGATAAATGTAAAACGCACTAATTTATACATGAAGACCTCCGTTATCGGAGGTCTTTTTAAGAACATATATTCTATTTTAAGGGGTGGATAAAACTGAATGAACGTGAAAGATTAATCTATGTACATAGTTGTCAAGGGGTATATTGGAGTACATTAAAACGGTTTATTACTTATGACAGAACGTTGAAATTTCTTGATAACGTTAGTGAATCAGATTTAGGAACATATTTTCAAATGAGACCAAATCAAATACGCCAATTTCTACAGTCATTCCATTCAAATAATCCTCAACAGCTTTTATCTTCTTGTAAACAAAAGGGTGTAAAAATCATTACTTTATTTGATAACGAGTTTCCTCTATTATTAAGACAAATATTTGATCCACCTTGGGTACTATATGCAAAGGGTAAGTTAGAAATATCTTGTCGTAAAAAGTCGATTGGTGTAGTAGGTTCTCGAACACCGACTACAAATGCTGTCGAATCATTGAGAAAAATTCTTCCTGATTTAATAGACAATGAGTATATGATTACAAGTGGTTTAGCGTATGGAGTGGATACTTTGGCACACAAAATCACCTGTGAGTTCAATGGAGACACAGTAGCGGTTATAGGTTCTGGATTTGACTATATTTACCCAAGAAAACATATTTCTTTCTCCGAAACACTTGCCAAACACCATCTTCTTCTGTCAGAATATCCACCATACACACGTCCGCAAAAGTGGCATTTTCCAGCTAGAAATCGTATTATAAGTGGTTTAACGAGAGGTGTTCTCGTCGTTGAAGCAAAAAAAAAGAGCGGATCACTCATAACTGCTGATCAAGCTCTTGAACAAGGAAGAGAAGTTTTTGCAATACCAGGGTCAATTCATGAACCAAATGCAGAAGGAACAAATTTTTTAATACAACAAGGTGCAAAACTTGTACAAAATTCAACTGACATATTATCGGAATTGACGGAATAATCACATATAAAATAGTTAAAAAAGGGCAAAAAAAACGCAATTTGATTGAAAAATTAAGAAATGATGTTTGACAAAACGTGAAAAAGTATTTAATAATAGTTAAGATTTTACTTTACCTCTTTGGGGGGACTATTCGTTATGGCAGATTATCTTGTTATCGTTGAATCACCAGCTAAAGCAAAGACGATTGAACGATATCTTGGAAAAAAATACAAAGTAAAGGCGTCTATGGGTCATGTTCGTGACTTACCAAAAAGTCAGATGGGCGTCAATGTTGAAAATCAATTTGAACCAAAATATATTACAATTCGAGGCAAAGGCCCCGTTATGAAAGAATTAAAAACAGCTGCAAAGAAAGCAAAAAAAGTCTTTCTTGCAGCCGATCCCGATCGCGAAGGGGAAGCAATTGCATGGCATCTCGCTCATAGTTTAAATATTGATGAGCATTCAGACTGTCGGGTTGTATTTAATGAAATTACGAAAGATGCGATTAAAGAATCATTTAAACACCCACGAGCGATTAATATGAATCTTGTGGATGCTCAACAGGCACGACGAATTTTAGATAGACTCGTTGGATATAACATTAGTCCAATTCTTTGGAAAAAGGTTAAAAAGGGTCTTAGTGCTGGTCGTGTACAATCGGTTGCTCTACGTTTAATCATTGATAGAGAAAAAGAAATTAAAGATTTCCAACCAGAAGAATATTGGACAATTAAAGCGCTGTTAAATAAAGATGGTGAAGAGTTTGAAGCAAACTTTTACGGTGTAGACGGTAAAAAGACAGAGCTAAAGACAAAAGAAGATGTTGATCGTGTATTACAGCAATTAAAAGGTGAAGCGTTCCAAATTGAAAGTGTAAAAAAGAAAGAGAGAAAGCGTAACCCAGCACCTCCATTTACGACGTCCTCTTTACAGCAGGAGGCTGCACGTAAATTGAACTTTAGAGCAAAGAAAACGATGATGCTTGCTCAGCAACTTTACGAAGGAATCGATTTAGGTGGAAAAGATGGTACTGTTGGTTTAATTACGTACATGAGAACAGACTCAACACGCATTTCAAATACAGCTCAAGAAGAAGTAGCTAGTTTTATTGAAGAGAAGTATGGAAACGAATATATGCAACGACGTCAGCAAAGTGATAAAAAAGGTACAAAAACACAAGATGCCCATGAAGCTATACGTCCAACATCGACTTTGCGTACACCTTCTTCATTAAAAACAGTACTAAAACGTGATCAACTTCGTTTGTACAGATTGATTTGGGAGAGGTTTGTCTCAAGTCAAATGACTGCAGCGATTATGGATACAATGACAGTTAATTTAGAAGATAATGGTGTTATTTTCAGAGCTACTGGGTCTAAGGTGAAGTTCCCAGGTTTTATGAAAGTGTATATTGAAGGTAACGATGATAATAAAAAGGAAGAGGATAAGATTCTACCTAATCTAGAGGAAGGTATGAATGTTAAATCTGAAAACATCGACCCGAAACAGCACTTTACACAACCACCACCACGATATACGGAAGCACGTCTCGTGAAAACGCTTGAAGAATTAGGGATTGGTCGTCCTTCTACTTATGCGCCAACGTTGGATACGATTCAGCGAAGAAATTATGTATCATTGGATAATAAGCGCTTTATTCCAACTGAGCTTGGCGGAATTGTTCTTGATCTAGTCATGGAGTTTTTCCCAGAAATTATCGATACTGATTTTACAGCAAAGATGGAAGCAGATCTTGATGAAATTGAAGAAGGTAAAGAAGACTGGGTAAAGATTATTGATCAGTTTTACCAAGGGTTTGAAAAAAGAGTAGAAGTAGCAGATAAAGAGATGCAACAAGTGGAAATAAAAGATGAACCTGCTGGGGAAGATTGTGAAGAATGCGGGAATCCGATGGTATTTAAAATGGGTCGTTATGGAAAGTTCATGGCATGCTCAAACTTTCCTGAATGTAGAAATACAAAACCAATTATTAAAGACATCGGCATAAAGTGTCCAACTTGTAATGAAGGAAACATTGTTGAGAGAAAAAGTAAGAAAAAACGAATCTTTTATGGTTGTGACCGTTATCCAGAGTGTGAATTTCTTTCTTGGGATAAACCATTGGCACGAAATTGTCCAAAATGTTCTAATTATCTCGTTGAGAAGAAAACAAAAAAAGGTACTCAAGTGCAATGTAGTGATTGTGATTTTAAGGAAGAAGCGCAAGAATAAAAAATGTAGGGATGCGATTGATATTGTATCCCTACATTTTTTATTTTTATTATTGATTTGAATTGTATTGTTATATAGTGAAAAAATGTGTCATTTCATTGAAATCTTACGAAAATAATGATAATACTTGCTCATCAATACTCTTTCTGTTAAGATACTGTCGTCTCACATCTAGAATTGTTATGTTAACATTTGAAACTTCTTGTGATGGCATACTTTTTTACGAAATAATATTCAAAGGGATTTTAAGTAAAACATTCATTAGTAGAGTTGAACTTTTATACGTAATAGATGGTTGGTTGAAAGAATTAATTTACACGTCATAAATGAATCGTTAGTAATGAGTGGGAATGTAAGAAGGAGGAATAAAAATGACCGAACGTATAGTTAATGTCATTGGTGCTGGACTAGCTGGAAGTGAAGCAGCATGGCAAATTGCGAAAAGAGGAATTAAAGTTAATTTATATGAAATGCGACCAGTTAGACAAACACCAGCACACCATACGGACAAATTCGCTGAATTAGTTTGTAGTAATTCATTAAGGGCGAATACACTTACAAACGCTGTAGGTGTGTTAAAGGAAGAGATGAGACACTTAGATTCTGTGATTATTTCAGCAGCTGATGAATGTCAAGTTCCCGCAGGTGGGGCACTTGCTGTAGATCGTCATGAATTTTCACAACTTGTCACTGAAAGAGTGAAGAATCATCCGAACGTCACTGTATATAATGAAGAGGTAAAGGAAATTCCTGCTGGAGTAACTGTTATCGCTACAGGTCCACTAACTTCAGATGAATTGTCAGCGAATTTGAAACAATTGACAGGTGAATATCTTTATTTCTATGATGCAGCAGCACCAATTATTGAAAAAGATAGTATCGACATGGAGAAAGCATATTTAAAATCCCGATACGATAAAGGTGAAGCAGCATATATAAATTGCCCGATGAATGAAGAAGAATTTGACCGATTTTATGAAGCGTTGATTGCTGCAGAAACAGTTCCATTAAAAGAGTTTGAAAAAGAAATATTTTTTGAAGGTTGTATGCCAATTGAAGTAATGGCTTCACGTGGAAAGAAAACGATGCTGTTTGGCCCAATGAAACCTGTTGGACTTGAGGATCCTCGTACAGGGAAACGACCGTACGCAGTCGTGCAATTGCGTCAAGATGATGGAGCTGGAACGTTGTATAATATCGTTGGGTTTCAAACGCATTTGAAATGGGGACCGCAAAAAGAGGTGCTCAACTTGATTCCAGGGCTTGAAAATGCTGAGATTGTCCGTTACGGTGTGATGCATAGAAATACGTTTATCAACTCTCCTAACTTGTTGAAAAAGACATATCAATATAACGATAGAGATGATTTATTTTTTGCAGGTCAAATGACAGGCGTTGAAGGATATGTAGAATCAGCAGCTTCTGGTTTAGTAGCAGGTATTAACGCGGCTTTAGTAGCGGTAGGGAAAGAACCACTTGTATTTCCAGCAGAATCTGCAATTGGAAGTATGGCCCGTTATATAACTGAGGCTAATCAGAAAAACTTCCAGCCTATGAATGCAAATTTCGGACTTTTCTTACCTTTAGAAAAGAAAATTCGAAACAAAAAAGAACGTAATGAAGCATTGGCAAATCGAGCGGTGGAAACAATTCAGAATTTTTCCAAAAATGTTTGAGATTACATTGCAATTGGTGAGCATTCTATGATACCATTTAGAAGCCTAAAAGAGGTGTGAAAATTGGGGATACAAAAAGAACAAATTCGCTCATTCATTGAATATTTGCAAATTGAAAAAAATTGTTCACCATATACGCTTGAGTTTTACGAAAAAGACATTGATGACTTTGTTCGTTTTATGAAGCAGCAGGAACTTACCAGTTTTGCTGCTGTTTCTCATTTTACAGTGAGACTCTACTACACCCATTTACATGAGAAAAAGTATGCCAGAAAAACAGTTGCACGTAAAATTTCAGCATTAAGAAGTTTCTTTCGCTTCTTAGTACGTGAAGTAGAAGTTGAGGAAAATCCATTTATTTATGCTGCTCTCCCTAAAAATGAGAGACAGTTACCGAAATTTCTATATATGGAGGAATTAGAGCAACTATTTTCTGTATGTGATCTTTCTACACCATCTGGTCAACGTGATCAGGCGATATTAGAGATGTTATATGCAACTGGAATGCGAATTAGTGAATGTTGTGCACTACGAATTTCAGATGTTGACTTTTTTGTAGGTACAGTTTTAGTGAAAGGGAAAGGGCGAAAGGAACGTTATATACCGTTCGGCTCTTTTGCTGAGCAAGCTTTACATCGTTATATTGATCAAGGAAGGCGAAATTTTTTGCAAAAGGCTTCAGACGAGCACAACTTCCTTTTTGTAAATTCACGCGGAAAACGACTTACAGAAAGAGGCATTCGATACATCTTAAGCAAGCTTGTTGAGAAGGCAAGTCTAACGATTAAGGTCAGCCCACACATGTTAAGACACACTTTTGCAACGCATTTATTAAACGAAGGTGCTGACTTAAGATCTGTTCAGGAATTGTTAGGGCATGAGCACCTTTCGACTACACAGACTTATACTCATGTAACGAAAGAACATTTGCAAAAGGTTTATATGAATCATCACCCTCGTGCATAATTTAAGTAGGAATATCATTTTTTATAATAAGGTCCATGTCACAATTGCAGTAATTTTATAGTTCTAGCTATTAGTTAGATGAAATAAATGATGTGACACAGACATGTTAAAAGAGAATAGCAATCGCTTTATTTTTCTATATTTGCAAGCGATTTGAACTCTAGTGATGCATGTTAATAAGGAGGTAAAATCTTGGAACAAACTTTCCATGCGACAACAATTTTTGCAATTCACCATAATGGTCAATGTGCAATGGCGGGAGATGGGCAAGTTACATTTGGCAATGCAGTTGTAATGAAACATTCTGCTCGCAAAGTTCGTAAGTTATATCAAGGGAAAGTAATTGCAGGATTTGCTGGTTCCGTTGCAGATGCTTTCACCCTTTATGAAAAGTTTGAGGGAAGGCTTGATGAATATAACGGTAACTTAAAACGAGCTGCAGTTGAACTTGCTAAAGAATGGCGAAGTGACAAAGTACTACGACGATTAGAAGCGATGTTGATTGTGATGAACAAAGAGGACATATTGTTAGTTTCGGGCACTGGTGAAGTCATTGAACCGGACGATGGTATTTTAGCGATTGGATCTGGTGGGAACTATGCTCTTTCAGCAGGAAGGGCTCTTATGAAACATGCTGGTGAACATTTAACTGCAAAAGAAATCGCGCGAGCATCACTTGAAACGGCTGGAGAAATTTGTGTATATACAAACGATCAAGTGATCGTTGAAGAATTGTAAAGTGGAGGGATTGAAATGAAACAATCATTGACCCCTAGACAAATTGTCGGAAAGCTTGACCAATTCATTATTGGACAAAAGCAAGCAAAGCGAGCGGTTGCAGTTGCGCTTCGTAATAGATATCGTCGAAGCTTACTTCCTGAAGAATTACGTGACGAGGTAGTCCCTAAAAATATCATTATGATTGGACCAACTGGTGTAGGGAAGACGGAGATTGCTCGTCGTTTAGCGAAGCTTACTGGTTCTCCTTTTGTGAAAGTGGAAGCTACAAAATTTACTGAGGTTGGTTATGTAGGACGTGATGTTGAATCGATGGTACGTGATTTAGTTGAAACGTCTGTACGAATTGTAAAAGAAGGAAAAATGAATCAAGTTAAAGAAAAAGCTGAAAAAAACGCAAATAAAAGAATTGTTGAGCTACTTGTGCCTCAAAAGAAAAAACAAGCAAAATATAATAATCCGCTTGAAATGTTGTTTGGGAATCA
This sequence is a window from Bacillus solimangrovi. Protein-coding genes within it:
- the trmFO gene encoding FADH(2)-oxidizing methylenetetrahydrofolate--tRNA-(uracil(54)-C(5))-methyltransferase TrmFO, whose protein sequence is MTERIVNVIGAGLAGSEAAWQIAKRGIKVNLYEMRPVRQTPAHHTDKFAELVCSNSLRANTLTNAVGVLKEEMRHLDSVIISAADECQVPAGGALAVDRHEFSQLVTERVKNHPNVTVYNEEVKEIPAGVTVIATGPLTSDELSANLKQLTGEYLYFYDAAAPIIEKDSIDMEKAYLKSRYDKGEAAYINCPMNEEEFDRFYEALIAAETVPLKEFEKEIFFEGCMPIEVMASRGKKTMLFGPMKPVGLEDPRTGKRPYAVVQLRQDDGAGTLYNIVGFQTHLKWGPQKEVLNLIPGLENAEIVRYGVMHRNTFINSPNLLKKTYQYNDRDDLFFAGQMTGVEGYVESAASGLVAGINAALVAVGKEPLVFPAESAIGSMARYITEANQKNFQPMNANFGLFLPLEKKIRNKKERNEALANRAVETIQNFSKNV
- the hslV gene encoding ATP-dependent protease subunit HslV; protein product: MEQTFHATTIFAIHHNGQCAMAGDGQVTFGNAVVMKHSARKVRKLYQGKVIAGFAGSVADAFTLYEKFEGRLDEYNGNLKRAAVELAKEWRSDKVLRRLEAMLIVMNKEDILLVSGTGEVIEPDDGILAIGSGGNYALSAGRALMKHAGEHLTAKEIARASLETAGEICVYTNDQVIVEEL
- the xerC gene encoding tyrosine recombinase XerC, which produces MQKEQIRSFIEYLQIEKNCSPYTLEFYEKDIDDFVRFMKQQELTSFAAVSHFTVRLYYTHLHEKKYARKTVARKISALRSFFRFLVREVEVEENPFIYAALPKNERQLPKFLYMEELEQLFSVCDLSTPSGQRDQAILEMLYATGMRISECCALRISDVDFFVGTVLVKGKGRKERYIPFGSFAEQALHRYIDQGRRNFLQKASDEHNFLFVNSRGKRLTERGIRYILSKLVEKASLTIKVSPHMLRHTFATHLLNEGADLRSVQELLGHEHLSTTQTYTHVTKEHLQKVYMNHHPRA